A region of Arvicanthis niloticus isolate mArvNil1 chromosome 18, mArvNil1.pat.X, whole genome shotgun sequence DNA encodes the following proteins:
- the Chst6 gene encoding carbohydrate sulfotransferase 6 isoform X3, whose amino-acid sequence MRLPRFSSTVVLSLLIVQTGILVFLVSRQVPSSPAGRGEHVHVLVLSSWRSGSSFVGQIFSQHPDVFYLMEPAWHVWDALSQGSAPALHMAVRDLVRSVFLCDMDVFDAYLPWRRNISDLFQWAVSRALCSPPVCDAFARGNISSEEVCKPLCAKRPFGLAQEACSSYSHVVLKEVRFFNLQVLYPLLSDPALNLRIVHLVRDPRAVLRSREQTAKALARDNGIVLGTNGTWVEADPRLRVVSEVCRSHVRIAEVALHKPPPFLQDRYRLVRYEDLARDPLTVIRELYAFTGLGLTPQLQTWIHNITHGSGPGARREAFKTTSRDALSVSQAWRHTLPFAKIRRVQELCAGALQLLGYRPVHSELEQRDLSLDLLLPRGMDSFKWASSTDKQPES is encoded by the coding sequence ATGCGACTACCCCGCTTCTCCAGCACTGTCGTGCTTTCGCTCCTAATAGTACAGACTGGCATCCTGGTCTTCCTGGTCTCCCGGCAAGTGCCATCGTCCCCAGCAGGCCGTGGGGAGCATGTGCACGTGCTGGTGCTGTCCTCATGGCGCTCGGGCTCATCTTTCGTGGGTCAGATCTTCAGCCAACACCCCGATGTCTTCTACCTGATGGAGCCAGCTTGGCACGTGTGGGATGCGTTGTCGCAGGGCAGTGCCCCCGCGCTCCACATGGCCGTGCGCGACCTGGTCCGTTCAGTGTTCCTATGCGACATGGACGTGTTCGATGCCTACCTGCCCTGGCGCCGCAACATCTCGGATCTCTTCCAGTGGGCGGTGAGTCGCGCGTTGTGCTCACCTCCGGTCTGCGACGCCTTCGCTCGCGGCAACATCAGCAGCGAGGAGGTGTGTAAGCCTCTGTGCGCAAAGCGGCCCTTCGGCCTGGCTCAGGAAGCCTGCAGCTCCTACAGCCACGTAGTGCTCAAGGAGGTGCGCTTCTTTAACCTGCAAGTGCTCTACCCGCTGCTCAGCGACCCTGCCCTTAACCTGCGCATCGTGCACTTGGTGCGCGACCCGCGGGCTGTGCTGCGCTCCCGCGAGCAGACAGCCAAGGCACTGGCACGGGACAATGGCATCGTCCTGGGTACCAACGGCACGTGGGTGGAGGCGGACCCCCGGCTGCGCGTGGTCAGCGAGGTGTGCCGTAGCCATGTGCGCATCGCGGAGGTAGCACTGCACAAGCCGCCGCCCTTCTTGCAAGATCGCTACCGCCTGGTACGCTACGAAGATCTGGCCCGGGACCCGCTCACCGTCATCCGTGAACTCTATGCCTTCACTGGCCTGGGTCTCACACCGCAGCTCCAGACTTGGATCCACAACATCACCCATGGCTCAGGGCCAGGCGCACGCCGTGAGGCCTTCAAGACCACATCCAGGGATGCGCTCAGTGTATCCCAGGCCTGGCGCCACACGCTGCCCTTTGCCAAGATTCGCCGGGTCCAGGAGCTGTGCGCAGGTGCACTGCAGCTGCTGGGTTACAGGCCTGTGCACTCAGAGCTTGAGCAACGGGACCTCTCTCTGGACCTCCTGCTGCCAAGAGGCATGGACAGTTTCAAGTGGGCGTCTTCTACGGATAAGCAACCGGAATCTTAG
- the Chst6 gene encoding carbohydrate sulfotransferase 6 isoform X2, which produces MRPRRAEQSIAEAQPAAQVLARGMRLPRFSSTVVLSLLIVQTGILVFLVSRQVPSSPAGRGEHVHVLVLSSWRSGSSFVGQIFSQHPDVFYLMEPAWHVWDALSQGSAPALHMAVRDLVRSVFLCDMDVFDAYLPWRRNISDLFQWAVSRALCSPPVCDAFARGNISSEEVCKPLCAKRPFGLAQEACSSYSHVVLKEVRFFNLQVLYPLLSDPALNLRIVHLVRDPRAVLRSREQTAKALARDNGIVLGTNGTWVEADPRLRVVSEVCRSHVRIAEVALHKPPPFLQDRYRLVRYEDLARDPLTVIRELYAFTGLGLTPQLQTWIHNITHGSGPGARREAFKTTSRDALSVSQAWRHTLPFAKIRRVQELCAGALQLLGYRPVHSELEQRDLSLDLLLPRGMDSFKWASSTDKQPES; this is translated from the coding sequence gtccTAGCCAGAGGCATGCGACTACCCCGCTTCTCCAGCACTGTCGTGCTTTCGCTCCTAATAGTACAGACTGGCATCCTGGTCTTCCTGGTCTCCCGGCAAGTGCCATCGTCCCCAGCAGGCCGTGGGGAGCATGTGCACGTGCTGGTGCTGTCCTCATGGCGCTCGGGCTCATCTTTCGTGGGTCAGATCTTCAGCCAACACCCCGATGTCTTCTACCTGATGGAGCCAGCTTGGCACGTGTGGGATGCGTTGTCGCAGGGCAGTGCCCCCGCGCTCCACATGGCCGTGCGCGACCTGGTCCGTTCAGTGTTCCTATGCGACATGGACGTGTTCGATGCCTACCTGCCCTGGCGCCGCAACATCTCGGATCTCTTCCAGTGGGCGGTGAGTCGCGCGTTGTGCTCACCTCCGGTCTGCGACGCCTTCGCTCGCGGCAACATCAGCAGCGAGGAGGTGTGTAAGCCTCTGTGCGCAAAGCGGCCCTTCGGCCTGGCTCAGGAAGCCTGCAGCTCCTACAGCCACGTAGTGCTCAAGGAGGTGCGCTTCTTTAACCTGCAAGTGCTCTACCCGCTGCTCAGCGACCCTGCCCTTAACCTGCGCATCGTGCACTTGGTGCGCGACCCGCGGGCTGTGCTGCGCTCCCGCGAGCAGACAGCCAAGGCACTGGCACGGGACAATGGCATCGTCCTGGGTACCAACGGCACGTGGGTGGAGGCGGACCCCCGGCTGCGCGTGGTCAGCGAGGTGTGCCGTAGCCATGTGCGCATCGCGGAGGTAGCACTGCACAAGCCGCCGCCCTTCTTGCAAGATCGCTACCGCCTGGTACGCTACGAAGATCTGGCCCGGGACCCGCTCACCGTCATCCGTGAACTCTATGCCTTCACTGGCCTGGGTCTCACACCGCAGCTCCAGACTTGGATCCACAACATCACCCATGGCTCAGGGCCAGGCGCACGCCGTGAGGCCTTCAAGACCACATCCAGGGATGCGCTCAGTGTATCCCAGGCCTGGCGCCACACGCTGCCCTTTGCCAAGATTCGCCGGGTCCAGGAGCTGTGCGCAGGTGCACTGCAGCTGCTGGGTTACAGGCCTGTGCACTCAGAGCTTGAGCAACGGGACCTCTCTCTGGACCTCCTGCTGCCAAGAGGCATGGACAGTTTCAAGTGGGCGTCTTCTACGGATAAGCAACCGGAATCTTAG